The window ATAGATTTCTTTGCTCTGTACTTGGAATCTTCAAATGGAAACTGATGTGCTTTCCCGTACTGTCATTCAACACATTCTACATCCTCTTGAACAATTAAGGAAATTCCttcggatgagtctagtggctagcgcatgaagtgttatcatcatgagatctggggttcgaatcttggcaaagccgaggtaaatgtctcccttatgtgctagtcactattccaaaggctagtagtcatccgtgatttatctcctccgtgttagccTTGAGACGGATTGACGGAGACGCAGGGGACGAACGTATTcgcgtgtttttttttcttgaacaATTAAGGAAGACcattgaccattgatttcttcaTCATTACTTTTAACTTATGATAGCTTACATGCCCTAGGTATGCATGCCATAAATCAGCTGTCTCAATTCTTTTAGTTTTGTCCACATAAGGTGTTTGAGCTGACATTATGTAGGGGTACTCAGTCTTTCGGTCCCTATAAGTGGTGCACTGCCGGCTCTAAACTTTGATAAACTTTCACACCCTGTGGCCCGAACATATATAACATAATTTCCTATGGATGTTAGTTATAACACTGATatctgattttattttttttatccaaaCATATTCTCCAACTTCATTTAATTACTTGCTTCGAATTGAATCGGGGATCACCATTGTCTTGCCAACATGAGTTATGGGTAACTTTGAGTTATTTTTCACGACAACAACTTACTTCTTTTATACTCTAACATACtcgattgtttttatttatcttctaTCATATGGTTAGAGTTATTGGATCTCTATCCACAATTTGTTGGAGGGCCAATTAAGATGCTTGAGTTGATTATCTCAAGATGTCAGTCTAGCTGAGTAAGCCGATCACTAACATCGTCTGAGATCTTTCGGGACGTCGCTGATGGCTGAACAAGCCAAGTGGGAATCCGATGTCGAGTTGGGAAAGCCGATGCCGAGTGAAGAGTCGGTGAAGATATGTTGCCCTTGAAGCAATGGTGCGATGATAAGAGATGAGACGAACTCTCTAGGCAATGAGGGTTCAACTCATGATACATTACATATGGGGAGTTTAAAAAAACTTGTGACGGTGGGTCGTCTATGAGAACTCATCTACTTTTCTCGATTTATCTTGGTAGCCAGTGAAAAACTTACACGGGGCCAAGCTTGTCGTCTTCAAGATTAATTGGATCGCAAAAATTAGATACCTACTATATATATATTGGCCTATCCACCTTAATTACTATTTCACATATATGTTTGCCCTATCCATCCTACTATTTCATATACATAGTTGATTGTTTAACATGATGTTTGATTTGCTGCAATTTTATTCAGGTTTATTAAGCAGGCAGAGCTTTTAGCTGTTTGTTGGCTTGAGATCAATTGCTCAATAGACAGTCGATTGCTCTCCCAAAAGACAATGTATACAGCATACATGATCTACAAGTTAAATCCTGATTCATATGGTCTCGATTCCAATTCCCAAAAGGCCTCCATCAAATTTGGAGTTCATTCACAAGTAAATCGTGTCACTTTGGAACcagatgatgaagatgatgaagaggatgatgaggaagaagaaaagcaagTGCAGTTGAGAGAGGATGGATGGTTGAAAATGGAGTTAGGCCAGATTTATAACGATCAAGGCAATGAAGGAGAGATTCAGATAAATTTTTTGGACGTGGAAGAACTCCATTGGAAGAAAGGCCTTGTTTTTGCTGGCATTGAGATAAGGCCAACCAAAAGAAAGGTGGATGCTGAATTCCTACGTTAATTTGTTTGTAAACTCAAATAAATGTAATTTTTATGGTGATGTTCCGACACATTTATATAACATTTCAAAGTATTTGATTGTGTATTGTTACAATATATATGATTTTAGATGACTCATCGAATGCTTCTCATTTCTATCTTTTGATGGCTAAAAAGGTCCCTAAAGACATCTTTAAACAAAGACATCTTTAAACCTTTTTTTTCCTTCCAAAATTAAACATAGCTTAAATCATTTTCGAGTTTGATTTAATGAAATGAAATTCTTTTCCATGTGTAGAATAAAAAATAACAGATCTATCTGAAATGTGTTATTCTACTCTACCCAAATTGAGTCAAAATAGACAACTGAGATATTCTCCTAGAAATTGAATCTAAATAAATCAACATCTGAGACGTTCACTTTCCGGTCATATCTCAAAAATGGAAGCTTACTTTCATATGCATTATCTAAATAAATTGACTAGATATACAAGTGATCCCAAGACCTGTTGGAACATAGCTTCCATTTGCCACATTTAGGaagattttctttttatttttttaaaaaataaatttacaacGAATCCTAGACTTGTCTCCAATTGGTCGCAAAATTTGTTGGATTGAAACAAACTTATGTGATCAACCTTTTTTTTTTGTCTGTTTGTAAATATTgcaattatttttatatttcgaCGTTGATTGATAATAAATTCTccaataaaagtttattttttttattttgtgacAATTTTGTTTCTTTGCTAATTAGCGACAAATTCTATTTTCATTCTGAAATTCATTACAAATTCGAATATTTGTCATCCTTAAATGTCTGTTTTTTGTAGTGACCCTTTGTGAAGGATGAAGCTTCAATATAGCAAAAGAACAACCTCAGCTTTCTCTTTATTTGTCATGCAAGCCAAAATATGTAACAGTTAGTGTTTTCAAAACTAGAGATTTATGACATTCAACAATACAAATAcaggaaaagagaaaaataacaGCATAATCTAGTCAAAGAACAACATGATTAGTGAGTCAAATCCTTGCTCAAACATTGTAAACAGCAAAAGCTAGGATTAGCTCTTTGATCTCGTCGTTGGTGGCTGCCCTATCCAAAGTTCCTTCCGTCTACATCCCTGACATCGTACCTGGCATCTGCTCTCATCAGTTCCTCAATCTTAGGCTTGTCACCTTCACAGGCAGCTTGCGTCAGCAAGATATCATAGGATGATTGTCTAGGTTTAGTGCTTGTATATTCTCATAGGATCCCTCCATATCAGTCACTCTCATGTCATTGCAGTACTGCAAAGTTAAAGAGAGATGTTTTTATGTCAATCCAATTGAGATTTCCAATTTCAAATCACGATCTACGTCTAAATTGGACCTATGGATTAAGTATGAAGTCCAAACTTTTGTGAATAAGAAAATTGTGTGTGGTGATTCCCACAAACAATGTACAATGATTACAACTCAGTTTACGAGACGGAAGAATAATTAACAAAAAGAAAATGATTAAGTGTGGTGTTTAAATTGTAGCAAGAACGTAAATTTGTGGGCATAAACGACAACATCAGTCTGGATCAATTTCAAGTAGTTTATGACACTTGGACATAAATAATGAAACTTTTGATCAAAAGAAATATAGTGTTGACAGACAAAATGTTctatataagaaaattttgtgGGAGATATAAGGAGATCTGTAGTTGTAAACTTCTTAAAGAGATTTATGCTCTGTCACATCATTATCATATTAAAAGTTAAAAATCTTACttcatttaaaaatcattctcTATTATCAAAAAACctctttcttttaaaaactctatttcttttaaaattctttctctATTCTCTCTCTACTATCTTTTTTATAAACCTAGTCCTAAGATTTTGATacagatttataaaaaaaactataaaccCCACCTATACAGTGGGAGAAGAATTTATATTGAAAAATTTATAGTATAAATTACATGCTATAAAACTCTCACTGCAGATGTCCTAGTGGataagttaattataattattatccCAAACTTAAAGGCAGGCGGGTAACCCTAACGTGGTCCCACTCAGCCCAAATGTTTTTTTAACCCAAACCCAAGCCCAAGTTAATGCCAAACCTTATTATTGATACCTATAACTTGAATTTaacaattttaattatttttcaatagTAAAACATATCTTTTGTAAATAATTACGATTATtactcttaaaatattaattGAACCATGTTGAAGAATTTAAAATGGAAATGTGTCCAATTTAGGCATTTGCTCGTCTTtgttgaaaggaaaaaaaataaagaaaatgaattTTGTAAAAGGTAAGACAAATAGGCGATGTGGTCAGGAGGTTAAACGATGCGTTGGGAGGACTGCGAGTAGAAGAGAATTTTTTACCAGGAACCTTGTGAAAAAAGAAACATTTCAGAACcgttaaattaaaaagaataagtgcaaatcaattaattttttttatagagaTATCAATGCTTAAGTTGATAAGATCTTTGATGTGATGATGATGAAAGATCCTATTTTGTTATCACGATAGAGATTAAAGAAGGTCAAAGTTAAGGCGGTCAATAAATAAATGGAATCGGCCGGTCAGGCGAAGCATGCGCCAACCGGGGAAAAGGCTTCGACCCACCGTCGCATTCGATGCATGAAGCAACCAAACAATTGACGCTCAAGGGAGACAATGTGCAGAAGCCGAGCGGCCACCCCGCTCGGTTAGACAACAGAGATCGATGTGCAGAAGTTCAACTTCGGGCgaacggctatcccgctcggcttgGCAACAGGCTTCGGCTAAGTGGCGACCCCGCTCAACCTATCGTCAGGCTTCGACAATAACAAAGCGAACCTTCGGCCGAGCAGTCACACACTGCGGAATAACGAGTTCCTGGCCGGCTAGACGGGGTACTAGGGTGGTGGAATTCCGGTCGAGCGGCCAACCCTCTCGGCCTAGCAGTACACTCCTGACGATATCcagtgatatccttttgggagttggtgtcgcCGACACCAAGCATGGGCTGCTAGAAGAttatacgacggaagcttccactatcacttccGAGATGTGCTCagcctgttaaggtactgtgtcagggacactttactgacaagatAAGTCTTTTCAAGGAAAGATTTGAGAAGCGTGCGCGCGCTACCGAagttctatataaagggggggtccaagcattgatggaggtatgcgatattcactgtttgtgctaCAGTTCTTGTTGCTCTGCTTTATTCCTCaccgtcggtgactgacttgagcgtcagagggccaacgcCGAAGACCCAttccttggctcggcactgacgtagtctgtgttgcaggtccgcgcggagtccacaggaggtcagcgtgagcgccacatcccctgctttccatctcttcgacttttgaacaggatcatatttggcatcATCTGTGGGAATGTAGcctgcatccgagccgagaagatggagaaCGCTGGACAACTTACCACCGTAGCACTCACTCAGGAGGAGCTTGAGATGCTCATTCAAGCCCGAGCAGTAAAAATAATCGAGCAACAATAACAACAAGGGTTAGCCGATCGGTGAGCGCTGTAGCTTGCAACATCGACGACCGACAGGCGAGTGGGGCAAGAAGACCGAGCGGAGCAACTCTCCATATGGGGGTAGAACAGAAGGCCGACCGGCATACAGGGGGAAACGCCACCCGCGCCGATCCTCTTCCATCGCGCCTTGTTCCAAACTCCCTCAGAAATAGCCCAGGCACATTAAGAACGGGGATCGTCTTCGGATGATGCTCCCGTTCGGGACGCATGAAAGGGCAAGGCACCCCGAAGCAACGTGTCGTCCGAACAAATCAATCGgcagttctcagaggagatcttacaagaccctctgcccagacACTATACTCTGTTGGCGATCGGGACGTACAACGGATCGACCAATCCAAACGATCATCTAGATCGGTTTGACAATGAAGTCACGTTGCACCAGTATACAAACAGAGTGAAGTGCAGAGTCTTTCTCACCACACTCTCCGGATCGGCATATCGCTGATTCTGAAGACTGTCGAACGGCTCAATACGGAACTTCAAAGACTTCTGAGTTACGTTCCAGCACAATTTTACCAACAGCCAacgctatcagaagacgagcgtcagcctCTTTGCCCTaaaacaagggcccaaggaagcactccgagcgtacatctagcgcttcaaccaagtggccatggacatctcCTTTGTCTCGTCCGAGATAATGATGAACACCTTCACTCTGGGGCTTGCCGAGGAAGATTTTTTTCGATTGCTCATCAGGAAGCTGCCCAGGGACTTCGatcacatgctcaagaaggccaacgagtatataaatgtggaagaagcccaagcgccCAGAAGAAAAGAAGCGATGATCGAACCCTCGACACCAACCGAGCGCCGACAATCAAGCAGCCATCAGCCGCCCATCAAGCAGCCATCAGTCGCCCAAGGGGCCAAGGGCCGAAGGAGTACGACCGCACTAGGAGATCAAGACACATACCGTGCAGCATGTGACCTCCAGTCGACCGAAGACAGCAAAAGGCAAGTTGTGGACACcgatgttttgctctttccaccAGTCAGCGACCCACAACACTCGTGATTGTCGCAGTCTGACACCAATCGTCAGCCGACAAAGGCACCGATCTGTTGAGTGGCAAGAGAGCGACAGAAGGGCGCCCGAGCGACACAACCAACATCAGCGGAGGGATGACACTAATCCCTCCCGAGTCCTGGCCGAGCGAGATAGActatccgctcgggaagaagaaaacaggaatAACGCTTACCGAGGAGAGATAGGTATGATCACCGGAGGATCGATCGACGACGACTCCAACTGAGCCAGAAGTCATACGCTCGGTGGTTGAAGATCCACACCATGGGATGCAACAAGGAGAGGGCCGAAGGCCCCCAGATCAGCTTCAGCCCTAGCAACTTAGAGGGGGTGGAGATCCCCCATGATGGCGCGTTGATCATCCAAGCGGTAATCGTGAATTATACTATTTACcgtacttttgttgatacagggagttcggaGAATATtatttcaagaaggcgttcgatcagttacAAATTGATCGAAGTGAGTTGCTACCCATGACGACCCCATTGTACGACTTCACAGGAAATAAAGTACTGCTGCTCGGACAAGCCCGTCTAGCCATCTCGCTCGGAGAAGAGCCGCTGAGGAGAATcaggaccaccaacttcattgTGGTGGCGTGGTGGACGCGCCGTCggcctacaatgtcatattgggccgaccgaccctcaacgagttccgggcagTAGTATCTACTTATTGccaaaaaatcaagttcccggtagatGACCGTATTGGCGAAGTCAAGGGTGAtcagctggccgctcggcgatgctacgtcgagatggtcaagtccaAGGTGAGAAGCGCACGGAAGACTCCACAACTGGAGGTAAATGCAATCATTGAGAAACCCCCTACCTTGGTATACAAAGAAAAGGATgaggttcagatccaccccaACCGAGCAGAAGTAACAACCTTTATTACCACCGACCTGggggaggagaagaaggcagagttggtcgcCTACCTTCGACAAAATCACGATGTGTTCGCCCGGTCGACCCACGAGCTTCTCGGTATCTCCCTTAgcgtggctcagcacgagctttATGCCCGATTGGACACTCGGCCGATGAAGCAGAAAAAAAGGGACTTCAACACGGAGCAAAATGTGATCATCTGAGCGGAGATAGAGAAGTTGCTGGAGGTCGGCTATATTAaggaagttcaattcccgagtTGGTTGGCCAACGtcgtattagtctccaagccaggcaataaATAGTGGGTCTGTATCGACTTTCGTGATATGAACAAGGCTtgtccgaaggacttctatccgctgCCCAGGATAGATCAGATGGTAGACTTGATGACGGActacgagctgatctgcatgcttgacACGTATCAAAGTTACCATTAAGTGTCGCTCACTTGCGAAGACCAGGAGAAGCTCAGCTTTATTACTACCGACGGGACATATTACTACAACGTCATGTCATTCAGACTCAAGAACACCGGAGCCACTTatcagaggctgatgaacaaggtgtttcgaCGGTAAATCGatcgtaatatggaggtatacgtcaatgacatattaattaaatctctCTGAGCCGCTGACCAATGCGCAGATATCGACAAGACTTGCCAGACACTGAGGACGTATGAGATAAAACTAAACCCGACAAGTGTATATTCGGCGCGAAGATTGGCCGCTTCCTGGACTACATCGTCACCGAGTGAGGCATTGAAGTCAATCCAAGCAAGGTCAAAGCTTTGCAAAACATGTCGTCGCCtcggaacttgaaggaagctcaacggcTGACCGGTCAGATCACGGtgttgtccagattcatatccaaatcgTCCAATCGGAGCCTACCGTTCTTCAGGGTGCTTCGCCGAGCCACGAAATTCCAATAGGACACTGATTGCGACCGGACGTTGGAAAAGCAGAAGGAATATCTAAATTCCTTACCTATACTAGCCAAGTCAATTGTTGATGAGCCACTATGGATCTATTTGTCATTCAACGAGCTTCCGGTTTGATCGACTCTAGTTAGGCAGAACGACCAAGAGTAACAACCTTTATATTTTttgagccatatattgaaggatgccgagtctcgctacactggtctcgaaaaaCTAGCGTATGCTCTGATtcttgccgctcggaggcttcgtccatacttcctagtGCACACAATCATCGTGCTAACTAACAGCGCCCTGGGATAAGTCCTTCTCAACCCCGAAGAATCAGGTAGGCTTATCAAATGGGTGACTGAGCTAAGCGAATTCGATATTTAGTATCAACCCGAGCGGCCATCGAGGCTCAAGCCTTGGTGAATTTCATCATAGAAGTCCAGAGTGACGAGCCAGCggcaacatggaagatatatgtggacaaCTCGTCCACTTGGCAAGGCAACAGAATTGGCATACTACTTATCTCGCCAAGGGAAGACCGGATACAACTCTCCATTCAGCTGAATTActgagccaccaataatgaagccgaGTATGAGGCGCTGATAGTTGATCTGCAGGCAGCTCGACATGTAGGAGCAggtaaagtcctcatccactcagaCTCGCAGCTTGCTGCCCAGTAGCTATCTGAGACATTCAAAATAAGCAACGCTCGGCTAAGGCTCTATGTAGAGGCTTTCGAGAAGCTGAAGGCAAACTTCTAGGAGgtcattatacagaagatcccccgatcggagaaccaggcagcgGATGAATTAGCGAAACTAGCCAGTTTGTTGACGTCGATCGTTATAGGTTAGCCGATCGAACAAGTCTCACTAGTGGCGCACATAGACCAGATGGAGGGAATAACCTTCTTGAACGACTGGAGGACGGTCTTAACAGAGTTCTTGCGGTAGGGAGCTACACCTGCTGATCCAGAGGAAGCCCGCTTATTGAAGAAGAGGGTCGGACGGTTCACCTTGATCGAAGACCAGCTTTACAAAAGAGCATTCTCTAGGCCCCTCCTTAAGTGAGTTGGATCGGAAGACGTCGAGTACATTCTGCGAAAGCTGCACCAAagctcttgcggaggtcatccggacGGCCGTGCATTAGTCCGAAAGATACtcctggccggatatttttggccggctctccaagaggatgccgctcAGACGGTGGCCACCTGCTTGTCctaccagaagtatcacaacataCCACATCGGCCGAccgaggaaatgaaagcgtccatgGTATCATGCTCGTTCGACCAATGGCGCATATATATCGTTGGACCTTTCCCCATAACGACCGGTTAATGGAAGTTTCTGCTCATtacggtggactacttctcgaagtgggtggaagccgagccgcttgCAAGAATCTCCGAGCGGATGGTCATCATATTTGTTTGGCAAAACATTATTTTTCGGTTCGACATCCCACACCGACTCGTGTCTGACAATAGAAGACAGTTCGCCGGTCAGAGGCTCAGGGAATAGTGTGAGGGCTATGACATCCAACAAACCTTCACCTTTGTGTCCTACCCTCAGGGCAACGAGTAAGCCAAAGTCACCAATCGAGAGATCCTCCGGGTTTTGCATGCTCGGATCGACCATGTTGGAGGCAACTAGGTCGACAAGCTCCCCAGTGTGTCGTGGGATCTtcacacgaccccaaaggaggcgACCGACGTAACCCTCTTTcatttggtgtacggcggcgatgCAGTTATCCccgtggaggtcggagtagaatctgATCAAGTGCAATACTACGACGAAGGAAATGTCAAACGGAGACTTATGAAGCTCAACTTGGTGGACGAAACGCGGGCGAAAGCAGCAGTTCGGCTAACAGCGTATCAGCAAcgaatgaaacagaactacaaccagcgagtgatcccgaggtccttccaggtcaACGAACtcatctggaagaaagtgaagtcggttAGTGATGTCACCAAGCTCGAGGCCCCATGGGCAGGACCTTTCAAGGTCGTGCAGAAACTCTGTTCGAGCGCCTAcaatctggaggatgaagaggggAGGCAGCTCGAGATgtcatggagcgcgaatcatcttcaACCCTATAGGGCTGGATAAGAGGTGCGCAAGTGAATACTATACAAGGCAAGGCAAAATTTGAATAAAAAGTGAAGGCCTCTTGGCAGTGTATCTccctcaacagtcgagcggcaaccttaaacccgagtTCATATCAACGGTCGGGGTggcaaccttaaacccgagttcatgtcaacggtcaagcggcgaccttaaacctggaTAAATGTCAACGGTCGAGAGACGACCTTAAATGCGCgtctccaccaatggtcgagcggcaaccttaaacttttgtctccaccaatggtcgagcagcgaccttaaactcttgtctccgcCAACGATTGAACAACgaccttaaacgcgtgtctccaccaacggtcgagcgacgaccttaaactcttgtctccatcaacggtcgagcgacgaccttaaactcttgtctccaccaactgtcaagcgatgaccttaaacgcTTCCTCCAttgatggtcgagcggcgaccttaaatacttgtctccattgacggttgagcggcgaccttaaacgcgtgtctccatcaaTAGTTGAGAGACGACCTTAAATGTGAGTTgtcatcaacgatcgagcggcgaccttaaacgcgtgtctccatcagtggtcgagcAGCGATCTTAAACTCGAGTCggcatcaacggtcgagcggcaaccttaaacccttgacACAGTGAGAAGACAAGCATCGGTTACTCAAAAGCCTAAGTCTTCAAAATATAGTGATCGTTTGACACTATTCTTCAAGACGTCCCCAGGACCAATCAGAAGTTCATAGAATCAATATGTCACTGAATTCAAAAGAGATCGGTCGGCTGGTGGACTAATTACAGACGTTCGGATTCACAAGGCCACGAGATCATGTGATACTCAAAGGAAAGTTGAAAAGACATGCAAGGGGATAAAACTCGTCTGAATGGGCTAGCATTCATTAAGacttgaaaattttataaattttgtagGGGACTCTCAGCCTCACTCAAAATAGTCCAAGACATCATCAGGCAGTGCGACAATAAATTTGTCCTGGCTGATGACGTTGATAGTCAGAGCtactggttgctactcggaatacaaTCCTAGTTCCccgtacaaaaatttatacaagcatagaactatcctagctactcatgtgctctactgaagttaaatttggattacaaacgatgcttaacattattaatccaaattgtccttcagaagttaaactttgattggaaacgatacttaacatttttactccaagtttaactgatctgatcttcctaagttaaattatattacagaagttttcaaatatctatttcaaagatcggcttccaagttaaacatggcgagacactaggccttcttgggtatgggatcatccaccacttcctagacaaagcctcacaaagaaatcagatatttaacttcttacagtaaactaggtttaactatagagacctcaatagaaacacaatatcaaaacatgaaatcgaaacaataaaatcgataacaaaaacgataacttaaaaccgttaacctcttgtgtttggtttttcaagatctatacaaaagatgaactagtcatgatgcgtgtggacgacgatcttccaagatctcttgatcttctattttattcctctccttctcttggatgtcgtgtgggcgactatcttccaagatgaaatccactcaagcttcttccaaggcttccaagatccggccaccaactaacctctaagggatgctagacactagagcttccttctcttcttcttctccttcaagcaaccgaccaccatgagatcttcacacaagatgtcgtcggccaccaagagggaaaataaaaggagaagagagaaggacaagggccgaccatcaatgtttggaagagaggaatagaagatgtcttatgaggtgaggcacccccttcttctcttttataatccttggtcttggcaaaaaaaaaaaaagttttaaacataattcaaacttccttatattccttgccaat is drawn from Zingiber officinale cultivar Zhangliang chromosome 1B, Zo_v1.1, whole genome shotgun sequence and contains these coding sequences:
- the LOC122046044 gene encoding F-box protein At2g02240-like — protein: MATEKTELSTCGFSILPEDCVSYLLSFTSPCEVCRLSLVSKFFLAAAQTDLLWESFLPPDVAEILSRAANPVAYSSKKELYFHLCQPLLVDDGKRSFQLEKSTGRKTYMISPEIMRIVWVETPQYWRWISLPQSRFIKQAELLAVCWLEINCSIDSRLLSQKTMYTAYMIYKLNPDSYGLDSNSQKASIKFGVHSQVNRVTLEPDDEDDEEDDEEEEKQVQLREDGWLKMELGQIYNDQGNEGEIQINFLDVEELHWKKGLVFAGIEIRPTKRKVDAEFLR